In Magnolia sinica isolate HGM2019 chromosome 12, MsV1, whole genome shotgun sequence, a single genomic region encodes these proteins:
- the LOC131220035 gene encoding uncharacterized protein LOC131220035 — protein MDPLKYLFEKPALTGRIAKWQLLLSKFDITYVTQKAIKGQALADHLAAHSLPDYQPLKTFPVEDILLIEEDEGRKAGEWTLFFDRAANLKRSGVGAILYSPEDVPIPISKRLAFQCTNNVAEYEVCIVGLREAIILNVRKLRAFGDSQLIINQINDNWRTKDEKLIFYHVYLENLVEEFDEITFSYMARVKNQFADALTTLASMLEIPKGVAEWELTVELQEEPAFYRQIDEAELSSNDRSWYTSIKKYLEHQKYPEGATLTDRHTIQWLAA, from the coding sequence ATGGACCCGTTGAAATACTTGTTCGAAAAGCCGGCACTAACGGGTAGGATCGCAAAATGGCAGCTATTGCTTTCAAAGTTCGACATCACTTATGTCACCCAgaaagcaatcaaggggcaagcattgGCCGACCACTTAGCAGCCCACTCTCTGCCGGACTATCAACCATTGAAGACCTTTCCCGTCGAGGATATTCTCCTGATTGAGGAGGACGAAGGaagaaaggcaggagagtggacactcttctttgACAGAGCCGCAAACTTAAAAAGAAGTGGAGTAGGCGCCATACTCTATTCTCCTGAGGACGTCCCAATTCCCATATCCAAAAGGCTAGCATTCCAATGCACCAACAACGTAGCTGAATACGAAGTATGCATCGTTGGTCtaagagaagccatcatcctcaacgTAAGGAAGTTAAGAGCCTTcggagactcacaactcatcatcaatcagataaATGACAATTGGAGGACCAAGGATGAAAAGTTGATCTTTTATCATGTGTATCTGGAGAATTTAGTCGAAGAATTCGATgagatcacattctcttacatgGCTCGGGTGAAGAACCAATTCGCAGATGCTCTGACTACCCTCGCATCAATGCTAGAAATTCCAAAAGGAGTTGCTGAATGGGAACTCACTGTCGAACTTCAGGAGGAACCCGCATTCTACCGACAGATCGATGAAGCTGAGCTATCCTCGAATGATCGGTCGTGGTACACAAGTATCAAGAAATACCTCGAACACCAGAAGTACCCAGAAGGAGCCACTCTGACCGATCGTCACACCATACAATGGCTAGCGGCATAG